Proteins from a single region of Scatophagus argus isolate fScaArg1 chromosome 23, fScaArg1.pri, whole genome shotgun sequence:
- the LOC124055061 gene encoding uncharacterized protein LOC124055061 isoform X1 has product MEEPAGEDEVKTERDGRNKCCMKVDRETDSGSHLSDGEDKGSDIKLPVTNFLCGTRTDEYPSHDEEKRFMVYICGGYQDTVAERSVLMENVYPRVYLYCKQRGYDFQMVDLRLGVGSPVSEHHDTVELHVENLQRCQKTLGPNFIVFVGQKYEVRSLPSTIPREAFEAIVRVVERDREQMSGKKPVKDFTASASQSSIRTDSSSSSFVRDSIYGNYLNFREATSSGLLSQSSHDSFSEGEEARLSPVGARSWGDLNTDLMLLQMCYKLNENCLPSVYRLLPISSHHPDMLSMDKERRRQARKDWSATCHRLWGILQRSAAQALGQEQASLLLRTILDWEVETGLQSADGRPPEHHCHCYKRHIPDLHNNLTDKHATRYTSLLKGRAQLDPVLNAAHQQFMDRLHEKLRHTNIYERDVRWGQKGLNPKHNRSHHFYTERISSHFQQTVINSLNKVMKVTNTQGSFDTVRREAVRVQIQEEIRRHVNYGLHLTAAGGPTLIHGNLQDEKAQRPWEEAGDSEMEDEIERSCGVASAVMLALYRTEVVVKRELSWNANFATHLHKNGAS; this is encoded by the exons ATGGAGGAACCTGCTGGAGAAGATGAAGTCAAGACTGAAAGAGATGGAAGGAACAAATGCTGTATGAaggtggacagagagacagacagtgggTCTCATCTGTCTGATGGTGAGGACAAAGGAAGTGACATCAAACTCCCAGTAACAAACTTCTTGTGTGGTACAAGGACCGACGAGTATCCATCTCATGATGAAGAGAAGAGATTTATGGTCTACATATGTGGTGGATACCAAG acACAGTTGCAGAGAGAAGCGTCCTCATGGAGAACGTTTATCCAAGAGTGTACCTGTACTGTAAGCAGAGAGGCTACGACTTCCAGATGGTTGACCTTCGCTTGGGGGTTGGATCACCTGTTTCTGAACACCATGACACTGTAGAGCTACATGTGGAAAATCTCCAGCGATGTCAGAAAACCCTGGGTCCCAACTTTATT GTGTTTGTAGGACAGAAGTATGAGGTTCGGAGCCTTCCCTCTACTATTCCCAGAGAGGCCTTTGAGGCCATAGTTAGAGTGGTGGAGAGAGACCGAGAGCAGATGTCCGGGAAGAAACCGGTGAAGGACTTTACCGCCTCAGCCTCTCAGTCCAGCATCCgaacagacagcagctccagcagtttTGTCCGGGATTCCATTTATGGAAATTATTTGAATTTCCGAGAGGCTACAAGCTCAGGACTGCTGAGCCAGAGCTCCCACGACTCATTTTCAGAAGGAGAGGAGGCCAGACTCAGTCCTGTGGGTGCAAGGAGCTGGGGGGATTTAAACACAGACCTGATGTTACTCCAGATGTGCTACAAGCTGAATGAGAATTGCCTTCCTTCTGTCTACCGCTTACTTCCTATCAG CTCTCACCATCCAGACATGCTGAGCATGGACAAGGAGCGCAGGAGGCAAGCTAGGAAGGACTGGAGTGCTACTTGTCACAGACTGTGGGGAATTCTACAACGCAGTGCAGCCCAGGCACTTGGCCAAGAGCAGGCTTCACTTTTACTCAGAACAA TTCTTGACTGGGAGGTAGAGACAGGTTTGCAGTCTGCAGATGGGAGGCCACCAGAGCACCACTGCCACTGCTATAAAAGACATATCCCAGATCTTCATAACAACCTAACGGATAAACATGCCACTCGGTACACCAGCCTCCTGAAGGGACGAGCTCAACTCGATCCAGTACTCAATGCAGCACACCAGCAATTCATGGACCGGCTCCATGAAAAG CTGCGTCACACAAACATCTATGAGCGTGATGTGAGGTGGGGACAGAAAGGCCTGAATCCCAAACACAATCGGTCACACCACTTCTACACTGAGCGAATCTCCTCCCACTTTCAACAGACTGTGATCAACTCGCTCAACAA AGTAATGAAGGTCACCAACACTCAAGGCTCTTTTGACACTGTGAGAAGAGAAGCTGTCAGAGTGCAGATACAAGAGGAGATACGGCGTCATGTTAACTATGGACTCCATTT gaccgcagcaggaggtccaacccTGATCCATGGCAACCTacaagacgagaaagcacaaagacccTGGGAAGAAGCTGGGGACAGTGAAATGGAGGATGAGATTGAAAGGTCTTGTGGTGTGGCATCAGCAGTAATGCTGGCGTTGTATCGGACTGAGGTTGTGGTGAAGAGGGAACTGAGCTGGAATGCAAATTTTGCTActcatttgcataaaaatgGGGCTAGCTGA
- the LOC124055061 gene encoding NACHT domain- and WD repeat-containing protein 1-like isoform X2, with protein MEEPAGEDEVKTERDGRNKCCMKVDRETDSGSHLSDGEDKGSDIKLPVTNFLCGTRTDEYPSHDEEKRFMVYICGGYQDTVAERSVLMENVYPRVYLYCKQRGYDFQMVDLRLGVGSPVSEHHDTVELHVENLQRCQKTLGPNFIVFVGQKYEVRSLPSTIPREAFEAIVRVVERDREQMSGKKPVKDFTASASQSSIRTDSSSSSFVRDSIYGNYLNFREATSSGLLSQSSHDSFSEGEEARLSPVGARSWGDLNTDLMLLQMCYKLNENCLPSVYRLLPISSHHPDMLSMDKERRRQARKDWSATCHRLWGILQRSAAQALGQEQASLLLRTILDWEVETGLQSADGRPPEHHCHCYKRHIPDLHNNLTDKHATRYTSLLKGRAQLDPVLNAAHQQFMDRLHEKLRHTNIYERDVRWGQKGLNPKHNRSHHFYTERISSHFQQTVINSLNKVMKVTNTQGSFDTVRREAVRVQIQEEIRRHVNYGLHLWKGCTMRQTFFADVKKTMEQSRTRPILLLGPPGWGKSATMAAIAQLAPSWLEG; from the exons ATGGAGGAACCTGCTGGAGAAGATGAAGTCAAGACTGAAAGAGATGGAAGGAACAAATGCTGTATGAaggtggacagagagacagacagtgggTCTCATCTGTCTGATGGTGAGGACAAAGGAAGTGACATCAAACTCCCAGTAACAAACTTCTTGTGTGGTACAAGGACCGACGAGTATCCATCTCATGATGAAGAGAAGAGATTTATGGTCTACATATGTGGTGGATACCAAG acACAGTTGCAGAGAGAAGCGTCCTCATGGAGAACGTTTATCCAAGAGTGTACCTGTACTGTAAGCAGAGAGGCTACGACTTCCAGATGGTTGACCTTCGCTTGGGGGTTGGATCACCTGTTTCTGAACACCATGACACTGTAGAGCTACATGTGGAAAATCTCCAGCGATGTCAGAAAACCCTGGGTCCCAACTTTATT GTGTTTGTAGGACAGAAGTATGAGGTTCGGAGCCTTCCCTCTACTATTCCCAGAGAGGCCTTTGAGGCCATAGTTAGAGTGGTGGAGAGAGACCGAGAGCAGATGTCCGGGAAGAAACCGGTGAAGGACTTTACCGCCTCAGCCTCTCAGTCCAGCATCCgaacagacagcagctccagcagtttTGTCCGGGATTCCATTTATGGAAATTATTTGAATTTCCGAGAGGCTACAAGCTCAGGACTGCTGAGCCAGAGCTCCCACGACTCATTTTCAGAAGGAGAGGAGGCCAGACTCAGTCCTGTGGGTGCAAGGAGCTGGGGGGATTTAAACACAGACCTGATGTTACTCCAGATGTGCTACAAGCTGAATGAGAATTGCCTTCCTTCTGTCTACCGCTTACTTCCTATCAG CTCTCACCATCCAGACATGCTGAGCATGGACAAGGAGCGCAGGAGGCAAGCTAGGAAGGACTGGAGTGCTACTTGTCACAGACTGTGGGGAATTCTACAACGCAGTGCAGCCCAGGCACTTGGCCAAGAGCAGGCTTCACTTTTACTCAGAACAA TTCTTGACTGGGAGGTAGAGACAGGTTTGCAGTCTGCAGATGGGAGGCCACCAGAGCACCACTGCCACTGCTATAAAAGACATATCCCAGATCTTCATAACAACCTAACGGATAAACATGCCACTCGGTACACCAGCCTCCTGAAGGGACGAGCTCAACTCGATCCAGTACTCAATGCAGCACACCAGCAATTCATGGACCGGCTCCATGAAAAG CTGCGTCACACAAACATCTATGAGCGTGATGTGAGGTGGGGACAGAAAGGCCTGAATCCCAAACACAATCGGTCACACCACTTCTACACTGAGCGAATCTCCTCCCACTTTCAACAGACTGTGATCAACTCGCTCAACAA AGTAATGAAGGTCACCAACACTCAAGGCTCTTTTGACACTGTGAGAAGAGAAGCTGTCAGAGTGCAGATACAAGAGGAGATACGGCGTCATGTTAACTATGGACTCCATTT GTGGAAGGGCTGTACTATGAGGCAGACTTTCTTTGCTGATGTCAAGAAGACCATGGAGCAGTCACGAACCAGACCCATCCTCCTGCTGGGGCCACCAGGCTGGGGAAAGAGCGCCACCATGGCTGCAATAGCACAGCTAGCACCCTCTTGGCTAGAAGGGTGA